Proteins found in one Clostridium kluyveri DSM 555 genomic segment:
- the addB gene encoding helicase-exonuclease AddAB subunit AddB: MSIRFIYGRAGSGKSHYCLEDIKRRIQEVNDRNLILLVPEQFSFQAEKNLIKSIGEKGTLKAQVLSFRRMAEKVFDEVGGGIKKYINDAGKNILLYKIIEENKNKLKVYKTSAKKQGFVNLVSDIIGEFKKYNISPEFLKENLDSIENKSLKNKLEDIGMLFLEFQNRLSKNYIDLEDTLHILCEKLDKSIIFKNSEVWIDEFSTFTPQEYSIIEKIMCSAYRVNITLCMDALGEYSERESIDLFLPIKITERNILQIAEKNNIIYQKPVNLRCSPCYRFKNSTALQHLQHSLFSYPYKNYEKSTEDINIFKALNKYTEIDYIARDIVKACRDKNLRFKDMAVVTGDLDEYENLIKAVFNQYDIPYFIDKKREIIHNQIVILIISAVEILAKNWSYESVFRYLKTGLLDLEFDDIDILENYVLANGIRGRQWLDTKPWSFKINYGNFKEDDSEEEQEYLNKINCIRDKVREPILKLSNDIKGKKKGRHICEELYNFLCELKIPEKVEELIIEFRNTDRLDKANEYSQIWDIVVDVLDQIVDVLGEQSFGMEIFNEALEIGFSQYEIGVIPPALDQVLVSNITRIKSYNISALYIAGVNDGIFPVTISPEGIFTDQDRDELKQNGLEIAPNTRSRAFEEQFLIYATLTIVDKYLTLTYSMSDEEGKAKRPSVVISMIKKIFPKLQEKSNLLDASGYEGGIEAVNSPKVTFNMLISNIRRNLGHRENINSLWIDVYRWYREHEIWNKRLDTVLGAFYYNNEIKISDLVKIRRLYGKHLNMSVSRLEKFAQCPFGYFVQYGLKVKDRKMYSLSAPDLGSFMHGILERFSIGLKQKSLTWENVDERCCEENINDLVDNVLYDNPNSILNSSKKYKHVTDKLKKTLTRSVWLIAQHMKKGRFIPRAYELVFGEIGDFPPISIELDSGEKVSLTGKVDRVDTAKEDIITYIRIVDYKSGTREFKLSDVYYGFQLQLLIYLDAILTEFDKMTKGKSIPAGLLYFKLEDPIVRTKENIPDHEIEDRITKSLKMNGLLLNDVNVIRQMDTSMEKSSDIISVSIKKDGNLSKSKSSLATRKQFEILRKYVRSTIADLCKKILTGNIEVTPYKNKTKNGCSYCEYSAICQFDTSIKGNKYRIIEDKSDEEIWKHIENKVQE; this comes from the coding sequence ATGAGTATAAGGTTTATATATGGAAGAGCAGGAAGCGGTAAAAGTCATTATTGTCTTGAAGATATTAAAAGAAGAATACAAGAAGTTAATGACAGAAATCTGATACTTTTAGTTCCAGAACAATTTTCTTTTCAGGCAGAAAAAAATTTAATAAAGTCAATAGGAGAAAAGGGAACTTTAAAAGCTCAAGTACTTAGTTTTAGAAGGATGGCGGAAAAAGTATTTGATGAAGTAGGAGGGGGAATTAAAAAATATATAAATGATGCGGGGAAAAATATACTTTTGTATAAAATAATAGAAGAAAACAAGAATAAATTAAAAGTTTACAAAACTTCTGCAAAAAAACAGGGTTTTGTAAACCTGGTTTCAGATATAATAGGAGAATTTAAGAAGTACAATATATCCCCGGAGTTTTTAAAGGAAAATTTAGATAGTATAGAAAATAAAAGTTTAAAAAATAAATTAGAAGATATAGGAATGTTATTTCTGGAATTTCAAAATAGGCTTAGCAAAAATTATATAGATTTAGAGGATACACTGCACATATTATGTGAAAAATTGGATAAATCCATTATTTTCAAGAATTCAGAGGTATGGATAGATGAATTTTCTACTTTTACTCCTCAGGAATACAGTATAATAGAAAAAATTATGTGTAGTGCATATAGAGTAAATATAACCTTGTGTATGGATGCATTGGGGGAATATTCAGAAAGAGAAAGCATAGACTTGTTTTTACCTATTAAAATTACAGAGCGAAATATTTTACAAATAGCAGAAAAAAATAATATAATCTACCAAAAACCAGTAAATTTAAGGTGCAGTCCCTGTTATAGATTTAAAAATAGTACTGCACTTCAACACCTTCAACATTCTTTGTTTTCATATCCTTATAAGAATTATGAGAAATCTACAGAGGACATAAATATATTTAAAGCTCTAAATAAATACACTGAAATAGATTATATTGCAAGAGATATAGTAAAAGCCTGTAGAGATAAAAATCTTAGATTTAAAGATATGGCAGTGGTTACAGGAGATTTAGATGAATATGAAAATTTAATAAAAGCAGTATTTAATCAATACGACATACCTTATTTTATAGATAAAAAAAGAGAAATTATCCATAATCAAATTGTAATTTTAATAATTTCTGCTGTTGAAATATTGGCTAAAAATTGGTCTTATGAGTCTGTATTCAGATATCTAAAAACAGGACTTTTGGATTTAGAATTTGATGATATAGATATTTTGGAGAATTATGTGCTGGCTAATGGAATAAGAGGAAGGCAATGGTTAGATACAAAACCCTGGAGTTTTAAAATAAATTACGGAAATTTTAAAGAAGATGACTCTGAGGAAGAACAAGAATATCTAAATAAAATAAATTGCATAAGGGATAAGGTGAGAGAACCAATATTAAAGCTTTCTAATGATATAAAGGGAAAGAAGAAAGGAAGACATATCTGTGAGGAACTTTATAATTTTTTATGTGAGTTAAAAATACCAGAAAAAGTAGAAGAACTTATAATAGAGTTTAGAAATACTGATAGATTAGATAAAGCAAATGAATACAGTCAGATTTGGGATATAGTAGTAGATGTACTAGATCAAATAGTAGATGTACTAGGGGAACAATCTTTTGGAATGGAAATATTCAATGAGGCACTTGAAATAGGATTTTCACAATATGAAATAGGGGTAATACCTCCTGCCTTAGATCAGGTTTTAGTAAGTAATATAACCAGAATAAAAAGTTATAATATAAGTGCACTCTACATAGCTGGAGTTAATGACGGAATCTTTCCTGTAACCATATCGCCGGAAGGGATTTTTACAGATCAGGACAGGGATGAACTTAAACAAAATGGATTGGAAATAGCACCTAATACGAGAAGTAGGGCTTTTGAAGAACAATTTTTAATATATGCTACATTAACTATAGTGGATAAATATCTAACATTGACTTATTCTATGAGTGATGAAGAAGGAAAAGCTAAAAGACCTTCTGTTGTTATATCTATGATAAAGAAGATATTTCCCAAATTACAGGAAAAAAGTAATTTGTTAGATGCATCAGGATATGAAGGGGGAATAGAAGCTGTAAACAGTCCCAAAGTCACTTTTAATATGTTAATTTCAAATATAAGAAGAAATTTAGGTCATAGGGAAAATATAAATTCACTTTGGATAGATGTTTATAGGTGGTACAGAGAACATGAAATCTGGAATAAAAGACTAGATACGGTATTAGGTGCATTTTATTACAATAATGAAATCAAAATTTCAGATTTAGTTAAGATTAGAAGGCTCTATGGAAAACATCTAAATATGAGTGTTTCAAGATTAGAGAAATTTGCACAATGCCCCTTTGGCTATTTTGTACAATACGGACTTAAAGTTAAAGACAGGAAAATGTACAGTTTAAGTGCTCCAGATTTGGGAAGCTTTATGCATGGTATACTTGAAAGATTTTCTATAGGTTTAAAACAAAAAAGTTTAACTTGGGAAAATGTAGATGAAAGATGTTGTGAAGAAAATATAAATGATTTAGTAGACAATGTTTTGTATGACAATCCTAATTCTATACTGAACAGTTCTAAAAAGTATAAGCATGTTACAGATAAATTAAAGAAAACTCTCACAAGGTCTGTGTGGCTCATAGCACAACATATGAAAAAAGGGAGATTTATACCTAGAGCCTATGAACTTGTCTTTGGGGAAATAGGTGATTTTCCTCCTATCTCAATAGAGTTAGATTCAGGAGAAAAGGTTAGTCTTACAGGAAAAGTAGATAGGGTGGATACAGCAAAAGAAGATATAATAACTTATATTAGAATAGTGGATTATAAATCAGGTACCCGGGAATTTAAACTTTCTGATGTATACTATGGTTTTCAATTACAACTTTTAATATATTTAGATGCCATACTTACAGAGTTTGATAAAATGACTAAAGGGAAATCTATTCCTGCAGGATTATTGTATTTTAAGTTGGAAGATCCTATAGTAAGGACTAAAGAAAATATACCTGACCATGAAATAGAAGATAGAATAACTAAGAGTTTAAAAATGAATGGATTGCTTTTAAATGATGTAAATGTAATAAGGCAGATGGATACCAGCATGGAAAAAAGTTCAGATATTATATCTGTTTCCATAAAGAAAGATGGAAATCTTTCTAAGTCTAAATCATCATTGGCCACAAGAAAGCAGTTTGAAATTCTAAGGAAGTACGTAAGAAGTACTATAGCGGATTTATGTAAAAAAATATTGACTGGAAATATAGAGGTTACCCCTTATAAAAATAAAACTAAAAATGGCTGTAGTTATTGTGAATATTCGGCTATATGTCAATTTGATACCTCTATAAAAGGAAATAAATATAGAATAATTGAAGATAAAAGTGATGAAGAAATATGGAAGCATATAGAAAATAAAGTTCAAGAATAG
- the surE gene encoding 5'/3'-nucleotidase SurE, whose amino-acid sequence MRLLLTNDDGIMAEGIQVLAKHFEKDNEVIIAAPDVQRSGSGHCITTVPGELIIQEVKLEGINSKAYSITGTPADCARLGVRKLGNNQIDMVISGINNGFNLGIDSLYSGTVSAAIEAAICETPSIAVSLDTKGGNYDYNIAAEYALEVFSIYKDKYKNKDENVVLSLNVPCLPREKIKGLKVCRVGFKYHLQEIYDKGEKTEELSYNYTDIYYVKRGYAALSPLHYDLTNYKILGDINNLFTEK is encoded by the coding sequence ATGAGATTGTTACTGACTAACGATGATGGAATAATGGCAGAAGGAATACAGGTACTGGCTAAACACTTTGAAAAGGATAATGAAGTTATAATTGCGGCACCGGATGTACAAAGAAGTGGCAGCGGCCACTGTATAACTACTGTACCAGGTGAATTGATTATACAGGAAGTAAAACTTGAAGGAATAAATTCAAAAGCTTACAGTATTACTGGCACTCCTGCAGATTGTGCCAGATTAGGAGTGCGAAAATTAGGAAATAATCAAATAGATATGGTTATATCTGGAATAAATAATGGATTTAATCTAGGTATAGATTCCTTATATTCTGGAACTGTATCTGCAGCTATAGAAGCTGCTATATGCGAGACTCCTTCCATAGCTGTATCCCTTGATACTAAAGGAGGTAATTATGATTATAATATAGCGGCAGAATATGCCCTGGAAGTTTTCTCTATATATAAGGATAAGTATAAAAACAAAGATGAAAATGTAGTTTTAAGTTTAAATGTACCTTGCCTACCTAGAGAAAAAATAAAAGGTCTAAAGGTATGCAGAGTGGGGTTTAAATACCATTTGCAGGAAATATATGATAAAGGTGAAAAGACAGAAGAATTAAGCTATAATTACACGGATATATATTATGTAAAAAGAGGATATGCAGCACTTAGTCCCTTGCATTATGATTTAACTAATTATAAAATATTAGGGGATATTAATAATCTTTTTACTGAAAAATAA
- the fsa gene encoding fructose-6-phosphate aldolase, producing the protein MKLFIDTANVDEIRKANDMGIICGVTTNPSLIAKEGRNFKEVVKEITDIVDGPISAEVISLEWKEMVKEARELVKIHKNIVIKIPMTQEGLKAVKVLSQEEIKTNVTLIFSAAQALLAAKAGASYVSPFLGRLDDVGMDGIKLIEEIVTIFKVQNIVTEIIAASIRGPIHVVKCAALGSHIATVPYKVLVQMCKHPLTDIGIERFLKDWESVPDK; encoded by the coding sequence ATGAAACTATTTATAGATACTGCTAATGTGGATGAAATAAGAAAAGCAAATGATATGGGCATAATATGTGGAGTTACAACTAATCCTTCCTTAATTGCTAAGGAAGGTAGAAATTTTAAAGAAGTAGTAAAAGAAATAACTGATATAGTAGATGGTCCTATAAGTGCAGAAGTAATAAGTTTAGAATGGAAAGAAATGGTAAAAGAGGCCAGGGAACTTGTGAAAATACATAAAAATATTGTAATAAAGATTCCAATGACACAAGAGGGCTTAAAAGCAGTAAAAGTTCTTTCACAGGAAGAAATAAAGACAAATGTAACTCTAATTTTTTCTGCAGCACAGGCGCTTTTGGCTGCAAAAGCTGGAGCTTCATATGTAAGCCCTTTTCTTGGAAGATTAGATGATGTAGGTATGGATGGAATTAAATTAATAGAGGAAATAGTAACTATATTTAAAGTTCAGAATATAGTTACTGAAATTATAGCTGCTAGTATAAGAGGACCTATACATGTAGTTAAATGTGCTGCTTTGGGTTCTCATATTGCTACAGTTCCATATAAGGTTTTAGTGCAGATGTGTAAGCACCCTTTGACTGATATTGGTATAGAAAGATTTCTTAAAGATTGGGAAAGTGTTCCTGACAAATAG
- a CDS encoding DUF4367 domain-containing protein, whose product MKDNMRNLREITNLVLKDIHVTEKLKDDTLKKCKYKKKLRLKPIYAIGISTAIIIFALIDYHHYTNFHSNITKKYIYNNPIARVSIKALDKIIGKSTEPALKTTEDKSKKSIPAEDNPSINSEISQNTKKDLDSKSNSTSDSKDSKSNINNNDNTTTSLPESNDTTDYPVENKNLESEDKTTAANPTESPEETKTTSPDMLSLANAQDYFGGNISMPSYIPENFALTNIHIPEDTETGKTITIDYSNPENKYFKLIQSKELSYNSFNISGEKVSINDKIQGYIYIYNDPTVSDSPIVQIWWTKDNIEYTICGNISKDSILSIAKSIN is encoded by the coding sequence ATGAAGGATAACATGAGAAATTTAAGGGAAATAACTAATTTAGTTTTAAAAGACATCCATGTAACTGAAAAGCTAAAAGATGATACTCTAAAAAAGTGCAAATATAAAAAGAAATTAAGATTAAAACCTATATATGCTATAGGTATATCTACTGCAATAATTATATTTGCTCTAATAGATTATCATCATTATACTAATTTCCATAGTAATATAACTAAAAAATATATATATAATAATCCTATTGCAAGGGTGTCTATTAAAGCCTTAGATAAAATTATAGGAAAATCCACAGAACCCGCATTAAAAACTACAGAGGATAAATCAAAAAAATCAATACCGGCTGAAGATAATCCCTCAATTAACAGTGAAATTTCTCAAAATACTAAAAAAGATTTAGATTCAAAATCTAATTCTACTTCAGATTCAAAAGATTCAAAATCTAATATAAATAACAACGATAATACTACAACTTCACTACCTGAATCAAATGATACTACTGATTATCCAGTGGAAAATAAAAATCTAGAATCTGAAGATAAAACCACCGCGGCAAACCCAACAGAAAGTCCGGAGGAAACTAAAACCACATCTCCAGATATGTTAAGCCTTGCTAATGCACAAGACTATTTTGGCGGAAATATTTCTATGCCTTCCTATATACCAGAAAATTTTGCACTGACAAATATACATATTCCAGAAGATACAGAAACAGGAAAAACTATAACTATCGATTATAGCAACCCCGAAAATAAATATTTTAAGTTAATCCAAAGTAAAGAACTTTCTTATAATAGTTTTAATATTTCTGGTGAAAAAGTATCTATTAATGATAAAATCCAAGGATATATATATATATATAATGATCCAACTGTTTCAGATTCTCCTATAGTACAGATATGGTGGACTAAAGACAATATTGAATATACTATATGTGGTAATATATCTAAAGACTCTATATTATCTATAGCTAAATCAATTAACTAA
- a CDS encoding sigma-70 family RNA polymerase sigma factor: MDKELERLMNCYGNDILRTAYIYLKDIHLAEDVFQDVFIKVYNNFDKFNGKSSEKTWILTITINTCRDMLRSCWIKKVLRFDDTEYGIFNSTDDLNDTEDTVIKNIEYEDILKKVMDLPKKYKEVILLYYYQELSTSEISKILKIPEGTVRSRLYRARGILKYNIGGSIEYEG, encoded by the coding sequence TTGGACAAGGAGCTGGAAAGGCTAATGAATTGTTATGGAAATGACATACTAAGGACTGCCTACATTTATCTTAAGGATATACATTTGGCAGAGGATGTCTTTCAGGATGTATTTATAAAAGTTTACAATAACTTTGATAAATTCAATGGAAAAAGCAGTGAAAAGACTTGGATACTTACTATAACCATAAACACTTGTAGAGATATGCTTAGAAGTTGTTGGATAAAAAAAGTTCTGAGATTCGATGATACTGAATACGGAATATTTAATTCTACAGATGATTTAAATGATACAGAAGATACTGTAATTAAAAATATAGAATACGAAGATATTTTAAAGAAGGTTATGGATTTACCGAAAAAATACAAGGAAGTTATACTCTTGTATTATTATCAGGAATTGTCCACCTCCGAAATAAGTAAAATTTTAAAGATACCTGAAGGTACTGTAAGAAGCAGACTTTACAGAGCAAGAGGAATATTAAAATATAATATAGGTGGTAGTATTGAATATGAAGGATAA
- a CDS encoding class I SAM-dependent methyltransferase, with protein sequence MNSVAYFDSIADRWNVIREDYFEDRLKYIVLSKFNINDKICADLGCGTGFISLALSQEAKLVFSIDNSRNMLKELHDTSSDRGIKNIYPIKGSAVDIPLFDESIDAVYMNMALHHVVDAEKVVKEAYRILKNKGTFIISDVEEHDGEWAKIEMHDEWLGFSHEQINHWMDEAGFKKIGIETTELKGKAYSSEGEYMETGIFIASGVKEGE encoded by the coding sequence ATGAATTCAGTAGCTTATTTTGATTCTATTGCAGATAGGTGGAATGTAATTAGGGAAGATTATTTTGAGGATAGATTGAAGTATATTGTACTTTCTAAGTTTAATATAAATGATAAAATATGTGCAGATCTAGGCTGTGGAACAGGATTTATTTCTTTAGCTCTATCTCAAGAAGCAAAACTGGTGTTTTCTATAGATAATTCTAGAAATATGTTAAAGGAATTGCATGATACATCTTCAGATAGAGGAATAAAAAATATATATCCTATAAAGGGTTCAGCAGTGGATATTCCTTTATTTGATGAGTCTATAGATGCTGTTTATATGAATATGGCACTTCATCATGTTGTGGATGCTGAAAAAGTAGTAAAAGAAGCCTATAGAATTTTAAAAAATAAAGGAACATTTATCATATCAGATGTGGAAGAACATGATGGAGAATGGGCAAAAATTGAAATGCATGATGAATGGCTGGGATTTTCTCATGAACAAATAAACCATTGGATGGATGAAGCGGGATTTAAAAAAATAGGCATTGAGACTACAGAGTTAAAAGGTAAGGCCTATTCAAGTGAAGGTGAATATATGGAAACAGGAATATTTATAGCAAGCGGGGTTAAGGAAGGAGAATAA
- a CDS encoding trans-sulfuration enzyme family protein, translated as MKIESLLIHGGIDGDKITGAVSVPIYQTSTYKQEALGKNSGYEYSRTGNPTREAVEKLIADLEEGCRGFAFASGLAAISAVLMLFKSGDKVILSSNVYGGTFRVVDKIFKNFNLEYELVDTSDLEKVRESLNRNQNVKAIFIETPTNPLMTITDIAKISEIARENKVMTIVDNTFMTPYLQKPIKLGADIVLHSATKYLGGHSDLIAGLLVVNNEELGEKIHFIQNSTGGILNPFDSWLLIRGIKTLSVRMDRHDENANYTAEFLKGNNLIDKIYYPGFLNHPDHEIQKSQARGYGAIISFVLKDELDINKFFKGLKLITLGESLGGVESLVCHPATMTHAAIPYEIRQEIGIEDGLIRLSVGLENKEDLIEDLKNALEFAR; from the coding sequence ATGAAAATTGAGTCATTGTTGATACATGGTGGAATAGATGGAGATAAAATTACGGGAGCAGTTAGTGTGCCTATATATCAAACTTCTACTTACAAGCAGGAGGCACTTGGTAAAAATAGCGGTTATGAATACTCTAGGACAGGAAATCCCACAAGAGAAGCTGTGGAAAAATTAATTGCAGATTTAGAAGAAGGATGCAGAGGGTTTGCCTTTGCATCAGGACTTGCGGCTATATCAGCAGTGCTTATGCTCTTTAAAAGTGGAGATAAGGTAATACTTTCTAGTAATGTATATGGAGGAACCTTTAGAGTTGTAGATAAGATATTTAAAAATTTTAATTTAGAGTATGAATTAGTAGATACCAGTGACCTGGAAAAAGTTAGAGAGAGTCTTAATCGAAATCAAAATGTTAAAGCAATATTCATTGAAACTCCTACTAATCCTCTTATGACTATAACGGATATAGCAAAGATAAGTGAAATTGCCAGAGAAAATAAAGTGATGACAATTGTAGATAATACCTTTATGACTCCATATCTGCAAAAACCTATAAAATTGGGAGCTGATATAGTACTCCATAGTGCTACTAAATATTTGGGGGGACACAGTGATTTGATTGCTGGTCTCCTTGTAGTAAACAATGAAGAATTAGGAGAGAAAATTCATTTTATTCAAAATTCTACAGGAGGTATATTAAATCCATTTGACAGTTGGCTTCTAATAAGGGGAATAAAAACATTGTCTGTTAGGATGGACAGACACGATGAAAATGCTAATTATACAGCTGAATTTTTAAAGGGAAATAATTTAATAGATAAAATTTATTACCCAGGATTTTTAAACCATCCTGATCATGAAATTCAAAAATCTCAGGCCAGAGGATATGGAGCAATTATCTCTTTTGTATTAAAAGATGAATTAGATATAAATAAATTTTTTAAAGGATTAAAACTTATAACTCTAGGAGAAAGTCTGGGAGGAGTAGAATCCCTGGTATGCCATCCAGCTACTATGACCCATGCAGCTATACCTTATGAGATAAGACAGGAGATTGGAATAGAAGATGGGTTAATTAGATTGTCTGTAGGTCTTGAAAATAAAGAAGATCTCATAGAAGATTTAAAAAATGCATTGGAGTTTGCAAGATGA
- the cysK gene encoding cysteine synthase A: MVYYNDIKEMVGNTPILKLNNLNVKREIGIFAKLESFNPGGSVKDRIGLYMIDSAEKKGLLNKGYTIVEATAGNTGLGIALGALNRGYKVIFVVPEKFSQEKQILMKALGAEIINTPKEEGMLGAIEKSQELLRDIPNSISLKQFENEDNPKAHYLTTGPEIYMDMEGNIDYLVAGAGSGGTFTGVAQYLKEKNKNIKSILVDPEGSTMGGGTEGCYGIEGIGNNFIPETMDMGLVDKIIKVNDEEAFHMVRKLAEKEGLIVGSSSGAALVGALKLAQSIDKGNIVVVFPDRGDRYFSKNIYH; encoded by the coding sequence ATGGTTTATTATAATGATATAAAAGAAATGGTAGGAAATACTCCTATACTAAAATTAAATAATCTTAATGTAAAAAGAGAGATTGGTATATTTGCTAAATTGGAGAGTTTTAATCCTGGAGGAAGTGTAAAAGATAGAATTGGATTATATATGATAGACAGTGCAGAAAAAAAAGGGCTTTTAAATAAAGGATACACTATAGTGGAGGCTACAGCAGGGAATACAGGATTAGGTATTGCACTTGGAGCATTAAATAGAGGATATAAGGTTATATTTGTAGTTCCGGAAAAATTTTCACAGGAGAAGCAAATATTGATGAAAGCTTTAGGTGCAGAAATAATAAACACTCCAAAAGAAGAAGGCATGTTAGGTGCTATAGAAAAGTCTCAAGAGCTTCTTCGTGATATACCGAATTCAATTTCGTTAAAACAGTTTGAAAATGAAGATAATCCTAAAGCACATTATCTAACTACAGGTCCTGAAATATACATGGACATGGAGGGAAATATAGATTATCTTGTAGCTGGTGCAGGCAGTGGTGGAACCTTTACAGGTGTTGCACAGTATTTGAAAGAAAAAAATAAAAATATAAAATCAATTTTAGTTGATCCAGAAGGTTCTACTATGGGAGGAGGAACTGAAGGATGCTATGGTATTGAGGGTATAGGTAATAACTTTATCCCTGAAACTATGGATATGGGTTTAGTAGATAAAATCATAAAAGTGAATGATGAAGAAGCCTTTCATATGGTAAGGAAACTGGCTGAAAAAGAAGGATTAATAGTTGGCTCTTCTTCAGGTGCAGCTCTGGTAGGAGCCTTAAAATTAGCACAGTCCATAGATAAAGGAAATATAGTTGTAGTATTTCCAGATAGAGGCGATAGGTATTTTAGTAAAAATATTTATCATTAA
- a CDS encoding LysM peptidoglycan-binding domain-containing protein: protein MNIHVVRPGDSIWSIARRFGVTPDSIIDANGIEPQLSLVVGESLVIPTKERAYRVRPGDSLWSISERFGVSVNSIAQLNNISDPSAIYPGMVLRIPDKSKNYGVIETNGFIQPSNVDRETRIVNDAAPYLTYITPFSHHVTAEGGLTPLRDETIISLARNNRVAPLLSVTNLSGANFDTELIGNILNNENLQNTLINNIINTMDKKSYYGVIVDFERIPPSDREEYNNFLRKLVSRAHPLGYVVGTALAPKTYDVTVGAWHGAHDYRAHGEIVDFVIIMTYEWGWSGGPPMAVAPINEVRKVINYAVSVIPPKKIMMGVPLYGYDWTLPYTPGGEFAESIGNQEAVNRARRYGAQIKYDTKAESPYYNYIDEEGREHVVWFEDARSMEAKYKLVNEYGLRGVSFWQLGKAFPQNWRILDNMFQITKVIPPVS, encoded by the coding sequence TTGAATATACACGTAGTTCGTCCTGGTGATTCTATATGGTCCATAGCTAGAAGATTTGGAGTTACTCCAGATAGCATTATAGATGCCAATGGTATTGAGCCTCAGTTAAGTTTAGTAGTGGGAGAATCACTTGTAATTCCAACCAAAGAAAGAGCATACAGAGTAAGACCAGGAGATTCACTATGGTCTATATCTGAAAGATTTGGTGTCTCTGTAAATAGCATAGCCCAATTAAATAATATTTCAGACCCTTCAGCCATTTATCCTGGAATGGTACTTAGAATACCAGATAAGTCAAAAAATTATGGTGTTATTGAAACTAATGGCTTCATACAGCCTTCTAATGTTGATAGAGAAACCAGAATTGTAAATGATGCAGCTCCATATTTGACTTATATAACTCCTTTTAGCCACCATGTTACAGCAGAAGGGGGATTGACTCCACTTAGAGATGAAACTATTATTAGTCTGGCCAGAAATAACAGAGTAGCACCATTGCTTTCTGTGACCAATTTGTCAGGAGCAAATTTTGATACAGAATTAATAGGGAATATATTAAATAATGAAAATCTTCAAAACACTTTAATAAATAATATAATAAATACCATGGATAAGAAGTCCTATTATGGAGTTATAGTTGATTTTGAAAGGATTCCACCTTCTGATAGAGAAGAATACAATAACTTTCTTAGAAAATTAGTATCAAGAGCCCACCCATTAGGGTATGTGGTAGGGACCGCATTAGCACCGAAAACATATGATGTAACAGTTGGCGCCTGGCATGGAGCTCATGATTATAGAGCTCATGGCGAGATAGTTGATTTTGTTATAATAATGACTTATGAGTGGGGATGGTCGGGAGGACCACCTATGGCAGTTGCACCAATTAATGAAGTACGTAAAGTAATAAATTATGCAGTAAGTGTAATTCCACCTAAAAAGATAATGATGGGGGTTCCTTTATATGGATATGATTGGACACTTCCTTATACTCCAGGGGGTGAATTTGCAGAAAGTATTGGAAACCAAGAAGCAGTAAATAGGGCTAGGAGATATGGGGCACAAATTAAATATGATACTAAAGCTGAGTCTCCTTATTATAATTATATAGATGAAGAAGGCAGAGAGCATGTAGTATGGTTTGAAGATGCCAGGAGCATGGAAGCAAAATATAAACTTGTAAATGAATATGGATTAAGGGGGGTAAGCTTTTGGCAGTTGGGCAAGGCTTTTCCACAGAATTGGAGAATTCTAGACAACATGTTTCAGATTACAAAGGTTATACCACCTGTAAGTTGA